The proteins below come from a single Bactrocera dorsalis isolate Fly_Bdor chromosome 5, ASM2337382v1, whole genome shotgun sequence genomic window:
- the LOC105227900 gene encoding E3 ubiquitin-protein ligase mind-bomb isoform X1: protein MACAATSGKESTAAVNTSNGNASVIGASGVGNANTVGAAGLVNSAGVGGTVASATTGAGVTGGAGAGSSVGGAGNVGGVSGSGGVAGANGSSGGATGNSNANRQARFAMEGVGARVIRGPDWKWGKQDGGEGHVGTVRNFESSEEVVVVWDNGTAANYRCAGAYDLRILDSAPTGIKHDGTMCDTCRQQPIFGIRWKCAECINYDLCSICYHGDKHHLRHRFYRIATPGGERIMLEPRRKSKKVAVRGIFPGARVVRGVDWQWEDQDGGVLRRGKVNEIQDWSSASPRSAAYVVWDNGAKNLYRVGFEGMADLKVVNDAKGNTVYRDHLPLLGENGPGKGPHGFQIGDKVTVDLDLEIVQSLQHGHGGWTDGMFECLNNPGIVVGIDEDHDIVVAYNSGNRWTFNPAVLTKVSSPTTAPPEFQVGDIVKICSDVESIKMLQRGHGEWADAMQLTLGKLGRVQQVYHDNDLKVEVGNTSWTYNPLAVTKVASASADGSCVPVISSGERLSAILKKLFEPNVSGDATEEFVKAAANGYASRCEEYLSGNVQAATSTAAGAAAGAQATVPDVNGVFAGHTALQAASQNGHTDVIQVLLRHNVDVEIEDKDGDRAVHHAAFGDEPAVIEILSKAGADLNARNKRRQTALHIAVNKGHLNVVKTLLLLACHASLQDSEGDTPLHDAISKEHDEMLSLLLDYGADIKLTNNNGFNALHHAALKGNPSAMKILLTKTKTVRPWIVEEKKDDGYTALHLAALNNHVEIAELLVHMGKANMDRQNVNLQTALHLAVERQHVQIVKLLVQEGANLNIPDKDGDTPLHEALRHHTLSQLKQLQDVEGFGKLLMGLRNPNNKKASASIACFLAANGADLTLKNRKSQTPLDLCPDPNLCKTLVKCYNERKTDDSELPGNVAGTSLNARARALATPAVIGGANGGVGSLNSLPASVVGVAAGSGGVGVAGMTTSMQQTVATNLPLGTVLKGGTVGAAGMNSVGADVRNSNTSGGLNSLANDLSQSLHVANDAVKQAPLEECLVCSDAKRDTVFKPCGHVCCCDTCAPRVKKCLICRETVTSREKIDECLVCSDRRASIFFRPCGHMVACENCSGLMKKCVLCRTQIEEMLPYSLCCGGAGIAEKVHGVAHCLTDDKSNEMHCVNTSGHGVAMNNTVPGAMSTPVASANQLNSQNNILASNAATAAAAGAATVLVAPSNVNSFQMDDVQKLKQQLQDIKEQTMCPVCFDRIKNMVFLCGHGTCQMCGDQIDGCPICRKTVEKRILLF, encoded by the exons atggcTTGTGCAGCAACTTCTGGCAAAGAGTCGACGGCTGCAGTGAATACTTCAAATGGTAATGCCAGTGTAATTGGAGCGAGTGGTGTAGGAAATGCAAACACTGTTGGTGCGGCCGGATTAGTGAATAGTGCAGGGGTCGGCGGTACGGTAGCTAGTGCCACGACAGGTGCTGGCGTTACGGGTGGGGCAGGTGCAGGCAGTTCCGTCGGCGGTGCGGGCAATGTTGGTGGCGTTAGCGGAAGTGGTGGTGTTGCAGGAGCTAACGGTTCATCAGGTGGAGCTACAGGCAATTCTAATGCTAATCGGCAAGCACGTTTCGCTATGGAGGGTGTCGGTGCACGTGTAATACGTGGCCCGGACTGGAAGTGGGGCAAGCAG gATGGTGGCGAAGGTCACGTAGGCACCGTACGCAATTTTGAATCTTCCGAGGAGGTTGTTGTCGTTTGGGATAACGGTACTGCGGCCAATTACCGGTGTGCCGGTGCATATGACCTACGCATATTGGACAGCGCACCGACCGGCATCAAGCATGATGGCACAATGTGCGATACCTGTCGTCAGCAGCCAATATTTGGTATACGTTGGAAATGTGCAGAATGTATTAATTATGATTTATGTTCGATTTGTTATCATGGGGATAAGCATCATTTACGTCATCGCTTCTATCGTATCGCCACTCCAGGTGGCGAGCGCATTATGTTAGAGCCGAGACGCAAATCGAAAAAAGTAGCGGTGCGCGGCATATTTCCGGGTGCACGTGTAGTACGTGGCGTCGATTGGCAATGGGAAGACCAAGATGGTGGCGTCCTACGTCGTGGCAAAGTGAACGAAATACAAGATTGGTCATCAGCATCGCCACGTTCAGCTGCCTATGTTGTATGGGATAATGGCGCAAAGAATTTGTATCGTGTTGGTTTCGAAGGCATGGCTGATTTGAAG GTGGTTAATGATGCTAAAGGCAATACGGTTTACCGCGATCACTTGCCGTTGCTGGGTGAAAATGGACCCGGCAAGGGGCCACATGGCTTTCAGATTGGTGATAAGGTCACCGTTGATTTGGATTTGGAAATTGTACAGTCGTTACAACACGGACACGGCGGCTGGACTGATGGCATGTTTGAGTGTCTCAATAATCCCGGCATAGTTGTTGGTATTGATGAAGATCACGATATTGTTGTTGCCTACAATTCGGGCAATCGCTGGACTTTCAATCCCGCAGTATTGACAAAAGTATCCTCACCTACAACGGCACCACCCGAGTTCCAAGTAGGTGATATTGTGAAAATATGTTCCGATGTGGAGAGTATTAAAATGTTGCAACGCGGTCATGGTGAATGGGCAGATGCTATGCAGCTG ACACTTGGAAAATTGGGCCGCGTACAGCAAGTTTATCACGACAACGATTTGAAGGTGGAAGTGGGCAACACCTCATGGACATATAATCCACTTGCAGTTACTAAAGTG GCTTCTGCCTCTGCTGACGGCAGCTGCGTACCCGTTATTTCCAGCGGTGAACGTTTGTCTGCTATATTAAAGAAACTTTTCGAACCGAACGTGTCTGGTGATGCCACCGAGGAATTTGTTAAAGCCGCCGCTAATGGTTATGCA TCACGCTGTGAGGAGTATCTTTCCGGCAATGTACAGGCGGCCACATCCACTGCGGCCGGCGCTGCTGCTGGCGCACAGGCCACCGTGCCTGACGTAAATGGCGTATTTGCTGGCCACACTGCGCTCCAGGCAGCCAGTCAAAACGGACACACAGATGTCATACAAGTTTTGTTGCGTCACAATGTCGATGTGGAAATCGAGGATAAAGATGGCGATCGCGCTGTGCATCATGCCGCATTCGGCGATGAGCCGGCTGTTATTGAGATACTCTCCAAGGCAGGCGCTGATTTGAATGCACGCAATAAGCGACGTCAGACCGCGCTGCACATTGCTGTCAATAAGGGACACTTGAATGTAGTTAAAACTTTACTTTTGCTAGCTTGTCATGCTAGTTTGCAGGATTCGGAGGGTGATACACCACTACACGATGCCATATCGAAGGAACACGATGAGATGCTCTCGCTTTTGCTGGACTATGGCGCCGACATTAAGCTGACCAACAATAATGGCTTCAATGCACTACACCATGCCGCGCTCAAGGGTAATCCGAGCGCTATGAAAATATTACTTACTAAAACTAAAACGGTTCGCCCATGGATTGTGGAGGAGAAAAAGGATGACGGCTATACGGCATTGCATTTGGCCGCCTTGAATAATCATGTTGAAATCGCCGAGTTGCTCGTGCATATGGGCAAGGCGAATATGGATCGACAAAATGTGAACTTGCAGACCGCTTTACATTTGGCTGTGGAGCGCCAGCATGTGCAAATCGTTAAGTTGCTCGTGCAGGAAGGTGCCAATTTAAACATTCCCGATAAGGATGGCGATACACCGTTACATGAGGCATTGCGTCATCATACACTCTCGCAGCTGAAACAGCTGCAAGATGTCGAAGGTTTTGGCAAGCTTTTGATGGGACTACGCAATCCGAATAATAAAAAGGCATCCGCATCGATTGCCTGTTTTCTGGCAGCAAATGGCGCTGATTTAACCTTGAAGAATCGTAAATCACAAACACCACTGGACTTGTGTCCCGATCCGAATTTATGCAAAACGCTCGTTAAATGCTACAATGAACGTAAAACCGATGATTCCGAATTGCCCGGCAATGTCGCTGGCACCAGCTTAAATGCGCGCGCACGCGCACTTGCCACACCAGCTGTTATTGGCGGCGCTAATGGTGGCGTTGGCAGTTTGAACTCCCTGCCAGCATCTGTTGTGGGTGTTGCTGCAGGTAGTGGTGGTGTAGGTGTAGCTGGCATGACGACCAGTATGCAGCAAACGGTTGCCACTAATCTGCCATTGGGCACTGTGTTGAAAGGTGGCACTGTAGGCGCTGCCGGTATGAATAGTGTTGGCGCCGATGTGCGTAACAGCAATACAAGCGGTGGCTTAAATAGCTTGGCGAATGATCTGTCGCAATCGCTGCATGTTGCCAATGATGCGGTGAAGCAGGCGCCACTGGAAGAATGTCTTGTTTGCTCCGATGCCAAGCGTGATACGGTGTTCAAG CCATGCGGTCACGTTTGTTGTTGCGACACTTGCGCACCGCGCGTTAAAAAGTGTCTAATTTGTCGTGAAACTGTCACATCACGTGAAAAAATCGACGAATGTTTGGTCTGCTCCGATCGTCGTGCCTCCATATTCTTCCGTCCATGTGGTCACATGGTCGCATGCGAAAATTGCTCGGGCCTAATGAAGAAATGCGTGCTTTGTCGCACACAAATCGAAGAAATGCTGCCCTACTCCTTATGCTGCGGCGGCGCAGGCATTGCCGAGAAG GTTCATGGCGTCGCTCACTGCTTAACCGACGACAAATCCAACGAAATGCATTGCGTTAATACTTCAGGTCACGGTGTGGCCATGAATAATACTGTGCCCGGTGCTATGAGCACGCCCGTCGCCAGCGCCAATCAGCTGAAtagtcaaaataatattttggctAGCAATGCTGCTACCGCCGCCGCTGCAGGTGCCGCCACTGTACTGGTGGCCCCATCAAATGTCAACAGCTTTCAAATGGACGATGTACAGAAACTCAAACAGCAATTGCAGGATATCAAGGAGCAG actATGTGCCCCGTTTGCTTTGATCGCATCAAGAATATGGTATTCCTTTGCGGTCATGGCACTTGCCAAATGTGCGGCGATCAAATTGATGGCTGCCCGATTTGTCGCAAAACTGTGGAGAAACGTATTTTACTATTCTAA
- the LOC105227900 gene encoding E3 ubiquitin-protein ligase mind-bomb isoform X2: MRNYNYRVIISDGGEGHVGTVRNFESSEEVVVVWDNGTAANYRCAGAYDLRILDSAPTGIKHDGTMCDTCRQQPIFGIRWKCAECINYDLCSICYHGDKHHLRHRFYRIATPGGERIMLEPRRKSKKVAVRGIFPGARVVRGVDWQWEDQDGGVLRRGKVNEIQDWSSASPRSAAYVVWDNGAKNLYRVGFEGMADLKVVNDAKGNTVYRDHLPLLGENGPGKGPHGFQIGDKVTVDLDLEIVQSLQHGHGGWTDGMFECLNNPGIVVGIDEDHDIVVAYNSGNRWTFNPAVLTKVSSPTTAPPEFQVGDIVKICSDVESIKMLQRGHGEWADAMQLTLGKLGRVQQVYHDNDLKVEVGNTSWTYNPLAVTKVASASADGSCVPVISSGERLSAILKKLFEPNVSGDATEEFVKAAANGYASRCEEYLSGNVQAATSTAAGAAAGAQATVPDVNGVFAGHTALQAASQNGHTDVIQVLLRHNVDVEIEDKDGDRAVHHAAFGDEPAVIEILSKAGADLNARNKRRQTALHIAVNKGHLNVVKTLLLLACHASLQDSEGDTPLHDAISKEHDEMLSLLLDYGADIKLTNNNGFNALHHAALKGNPSAMKILLTKTKTVRPWIVEEKKDDGYTALHLAALNNHVEIAELLVHMGKANMDRQNVNLQTALHLAVERQHVQIVKLLVQEGANLNIPDKDGDTPLHEALRHHTLSQLKQLQDVEGFGKLLMGLRNPNNKKASASIACFLAANGADLTLKNRKSQTPLDLCPDPNLCKTLVKCYNERKTDDSELPGNVAGTSLNARARALATPAVIGGANGGVGSLNSLPASVVGVAAGSGGVGVAGMTTSMQQTVATNLPLGTVLKGGTVGAAGMNSVGADVRNSNTSGGLNSLANDLSQSLHVANDAVKQAPLEECLVCSDAKRDTVFKPCGHVCCCDTCAPRVKKCLICRETVTSREKIDECLVCSDRRASIFFRPCGHMVACENCSGLMKKCVLCRTQIEEMLPYSLCCGGAGIAEKVHGVAHCLTDDKSNEMHCVNTSGHGVAMNNTVPGAMSTPVASANQLNSQNNILASNAATAAAAGAATVLVAPSNVNSFQMDDVQKLKQQLQDIKEQTMCPVCFDRIKNMVFLCGHGTCQMCGDQIDGCPICRKTVEKRILLF, from the exons ATGCGTAATTACAACTATCGCGTGATTATATCT gATGGTGGCGAAGGTCACGTAGGCACCGTACGCAATTTTGAATCTTCCGAGGAGGTTGTTGTCGTTTGGGATAACGGTACTGCGGCCAATTACCGGTGTGCCGGTGCATATGACCTACGCATATTGGACAGCGCACCGACCGGCATCAAGCATGATGGCACAATGTGCGATACCTGTCGTCAGCAGCCAATATTTGGTATACGTTGGAAATGTGCAGAATGTATTAATTATGATTTATGTTCGATTTGTTATCATGGGGATAAGCATCATTTACGTCATCGCTTCTATCGTATCGCCACTCCAGGTGGCGAGCGCATTATGTTAGAGCCGAGACGCAAATCGAAAAAAGTAGCGGTGCGCGGCATATTTCCGGGTGCACGTGTAGTACGTGGCGTCGATTGGCAATGGGAAGACCAAGATGGTGGCGTCCTACGTCGTGGCAAAGTGAACGAAATACAAGATTGGTCATCAGCATCGCCACGTTCAGCTGCCTATGTTGTATGGGATAATGGCGCAAAGAATTTGTATCGTGTTGGTTTCGAAGGCATGGCTGATTTGAAG GTGGTTAATGATGCTAAAGGCAATACGGTTTACCGCGATCACTTGCCGTTGCTGGGTGAAAATGGACCCGGCAAGGGGCCACATGGCTTTCAGATTGGTGATAAGGTCACCGTTGATTTGGATTTGGAAATTGTACAGTCGTTACAACACGGACACGGCGGCTGGACTGATGGCATGTTTGAGTGTCTCAATAATCCCGGCATAGTTGTTGGTATTGATGAAGATCACGATATTGTTGTTGCCTACAATTCGGGCAATCGCTGGACTTTCAATCCCGCAGTATTGACAAAAGTATCCTCACCTACAACGGCACCACCCGAGTTCCAAGTAGGTGATATTGTGAAAATATGTTCCGATGTGGAGAGTATTAAAATGTTGCAACGCGGTCATGGTGAATGGGCAGATGCTATGCAGCTG ACACTTGGAAAATTGGGCCGCGTACAGCAAGTTTATCACGACAACGATTTGAAGGTGGAAGTGGGCAACACCTCATGGACATATAATCCACTTGCAGTTACTAAAGTG GCTTCTGCCTCTGCTGACGGCAGCTGCGTACCCGTTATTTCCAGCGGTGAACGTTTGTCTGCTATATTAAAGAAACTTTTCGAACCGAACGTGTCTGGTGATGCCACCGAGGAATTTGTTAAAGCCGCCGCTAATGGTTATGCA TCACGCTGTGAGGAGTATCTTTCCGGCAATGTACAGGCGGCCACATCCACTGCGGCCGGCGCTGCTGCTGGCGCACAGGCCACCGTGCCTGACGTAAATGGCGTATTTGCTGGCCACACTGCGCTCCAGGCAGCCAGTCAAAACGGACACACAGATGTCATACAAGTTTTGTTGCGTCACAATGTCGATGTGGAAATCGAGGATAAAGATGGCGATCGCGCTGTGCATCATGCCGCATTCGGCGATGAGCCGGCTGTTATTGAGATACTCTCCAAGGCAGGCGCTGATTTGAATGCACGCAATAAGCGACGTCAGACCGCGCTGCACATTGCTGTCAATAAGGGACACTTGAATGTAGTTAAAACTTTACTTTTGCTAGCTTGTCATGCTAGTTTGCAGGATTCGGAGGGTGATACACCACTACACGATGCCATATCGAAGGAACACGATGAGATGCTCTCGCTTTTGCTGGACTATGGCGCCGACATTAAGCTGACCAACAATAATGGCTTCAATGCACTACACCATGCCGCGCTCAAGGGTAATCCGAGCGCTATGAAAATATTACTTACTAAAACTAAAACGGTTCGCCCATGGATTGTGGAGGAGAAAAAGGATGACGGCTATACGGCATTGCATTTGGCCGCCTTGAATAATCATGTTGAAATCGCCGAGTTGCTCGTGCATATGGGCAAGGCGAATATGGATCGACAAAATGTGAACTTGCAGACCGCTTTACATTTGGCTGTGGAGCGCCAGCATGTGCAAATCGTTAAGTTGCTCGTGCAGGAAGGTGCCAATTTAAACATTCCCGATAAGGATGGCGATACACCGTTACATGAGGCATTGCGTCATCATACACTCTCGCAGCTGAAACAGCTGCAAGATGTCGAAGGTTTTGGCAAGCTTTTGATGGGACTACGCAATCCGAATAATAAAAAGGCATCCGCATCGATTGCCTGTTTTCTGGCAGCAAATGGCGCTGATTTAACCTTGAAGAATCGTAAATCACAAACACCACTGGACTTGTGTCCCGATCCGAATTTATGCAAAACGCTCGTTAAATGCTACAATGAACGTAAAACCGATGATTCCGAATTGCCCGGCAATGTCGCTGGCACCAGCTTAAATGCGCGCGCACGCGCACTTGCCACACCAGCTGTTATTGGCGGCGCTAATGGTGGCGTTGGCAGTTTGAACTCCCTGCCAGCATCTGTTGTGGGTGTTGCTGCAGGTAGTGGTGGTGTAGGTGTAGCTGGCATGACGACCAGTATGCAGCAAACGGTTGCCACTAATCTGCCATTGGGCACTGTGTTGAAAGGTGGCACTGTAGGCGCTGCCGGTATGAATAGTGTTGGCGCCGATGTGCGTAACAGCAATACAAGCGGTGGCTTAAATAGCTTGGCGAATGATCTGTCGCAATCGCTGCATGTTGCCAATGATGCGGTGAAGCAGGCGCCACTGGAAGAATGTCTTGTTTGCTCCGATGCCAAGCGTGATACGGTGTTCAAG CCATGCGGTCACGTTTGTTGTTGCGACACTTGCGCACCGCGCGTTAAAAAGTGTCTAATTTGTCGTGAAACTGTCACATCACGTGAAAAAATCGACGAATGTTTGGTCTGCTCCGATCGTCGTGCCTCCATATTCTTCCGTCCATGTGGTCACATGGTCGCATGCGAAAATTGCTCGGGCCTAATGAAGAAATGCGTGCTTTGTCGCACACAAATCGAAGAAATGCTGCCCTACTCCTTATGCTGCGGCGGCGCAGGCATTGCCGAGAAG GTTCATGGCGTCGCTCACTGCTTAACCGACGACAAATCCAACGAAATGCATTGCGTTAATACTTCAGGTCACGGTGTGGCCATGAATAATACTGTGCCCGGTGCTATGAGCACGCCCGTCGCCAGCGCCAATCAGCTGAAtagtcaaaataatattttggctAGCAATGCTGCTACCGCCGCCGCTGCAGGTGCCGCCACTGTACTGGTGGCCCCATCAAATGTCAACAGCTTTCAAATGGACGATGTACAGAAACTCAAACAGCAATTGCAGGATATCAAGGAGCAG actATGTGCCCCGTTTGCTTTGATCGCATCAAGAATATGGTATTCCTTTGCGGTCATGGCACTTGCCAAATGTGCGGCGATCAAATTGATGGCTGCCCGATTTGTCGCAAAACTGTGGAGAAACGTATTTTACTATTCTAA
- the LOC105227899 gene encoding peroxisomal membrane protein PEX14: MSTSNTDTGDTTIIASTTEIQNGQPDKFGIVTPREALITTAVNFLQNAKVRHTTLMQKRQFLQSKGLTNDEIELACQRAGIFTDDPNMSTLINISNSGLEHQQLVWQPRQNAYGRIKEVLHNLALISGVAYGLYLFWKKYIEPFLFGKKKKKPVEEVLDDIDKKVDTRLDAVNTELTNIKVQLQDQQREQRQNLNQEFNVFRSDLEAIKGLLLNRKQFATPITAGPPSIPAWQLAATSHHHHARLSQLDDNEKVDDAGSGSGSSETEVVTKNSDSSLEMM; this comes from the exons ATGTCTACCAGCAATACGGACACAGGTGACACCACAATAATAGCATCCACTACAGAGATACAAAATGGGCAACCAGACAAATTCGGGATAGTGACCCCCCGCGAAGCACTT ATAACAACTGCGGTGAACTTTCTACAAAATGCTAAAGTACGACATACAACACTTATGCAAAAACGACAGTTTCTGCAATCCAAAGGTTTAACCAACGATGAAATAGAGCTTGCATGCCAGCGAGCTGGTATTTTTACAGACGACCCCAATATGTCCACTTTGATTAACATCAGTAACAGCGGTCTGGAACATCAGCAATTAGTTTGGCAGCCACGCCAAAATGCTTATGGGCGCATCAAAGAGGTTTTGCATAATTTAGCGCTTATTAGTGGTGTTGCATACGGATTGTATCTATTTTGGAAA AAATATATAGAACCATTTCTTTTTggcaagaaaaagaagaaacctGTAGAGGAGGTGCTTGATGATATCGACAAAAAGGTCGATACACGGCTGGATGCTGTAAACACGGAACTTACCAATATCAAGGTACAGTTGCAAGATCAACAGCGTGAACAACGCCAGAATCTCAATCAAGAATTCAACGTATTTCGAAGTGATTTAGAGGCCATAAAAGGATTATTGCTTAATCG TAAACAGTTTGCTACGCCTATCACTGCCGGCCCACCCTCAATACCTGCTTGGCAGTTGGCTGCCACTTCACATCATCATCACGCTCGACTCTCACAGTTAGACGATAATGAGAAAGTAGATGATGCTGGCTCTGGTTCGGGATCATCCGAAACAGAAGTGGTTACTAAAAACAGTGATTCCAGTTTGGAAATGATGTAG
- the LOC105227898 gene encoding mRNA (2'-O-methyladenosine-N(6)-)-methyltransferase has protein sequence MAANNNLNMHSMSPQHLSPLNTNIMPQSVIASTGSVNPMIGMQTMPQPSSSAQSAWDQLTASSSSSANANVLNTTSTANIIGSSGAVGLGIGNTPNLTTLQNMQPGVNTLIGGAGGITNTVNPVGTTGITMGDPNGFGLGNMSGGSSPAAGCASPSTPTKTGAPPLDGMMAHTPTQGPPAMHSAGYGEELTAELVNQGWRKFWSKRENRPYYWNKITGESLWEMPGARPFDPLTDPLGICHSGGQTPINPGLPHHPHHMQHPNLKRRPSDDMHLHPHQQHPPLKKFVLAGPWDLEICTNAVIVERPPTLLPQPHPEIEALRAAYTMKLVKTYEDLCMRRENIKAPKDSFNRWLMERKVIDNGCDPLLPSNCNPEISPSMYREIMADIPIKIVKPKFTGDARKQLSRYAEAAKQIIESRSAPAESKKVVKWNVEDTFQWLRRTVGASYEDFQDRLAHLKRQCEPHLVETVKSSVEALCIKIYHLSAEHARKIRERHMQLLKEHGIPEPTPPPPPPHLKKVWCYPIQFAVPSPRMPAIEYVQDRDHMIIKYTPSTHNQPDAQYINLTHLQKLEQLYRHNCFDDKKFDLFIGRVWCLLKRYQTFLGNALNSSQEAEMTQASLPVPVFECLHRQFGVSFECFASPFNSYFRQYCSSFADTDAYFGSRGPFLDFKPVSGSFQVNPPHCEELMDRALLHIDKLLTDSMEPLSFIIFLPEWKSIAKLEESMFKRRSMVVLGMAHEYRHGYQHIIPKADVNVKCMQGTQVVWLQNSAGHARWGPNENRVEALREAFRPQRDRERERAAAAAAAAASSPPQPVTHQTTAANTLGNSNNNLGGNINNVNTNATTSAAAATSTGNTNAANSINTSTSSGNSSLHSTCAPLSPHTPPNMATSSTGSPAMSIQSACSSPSSSSMSLSPAASGVGGISDIIGSTSVSITATATAASGAFASLVAASSSGNNIGGVGSGSGGNALGNNAGQTVINSAV, from the exons ATGGCAGCTAACAACAACCTTAATATGCACAGCATGTCTCCACAACATTTGTCACCACTAAATACAAACATAATGCCACAATCAGTTATTGCCTCCACCGGGAGTGTTAACCCAATGATCGGCATGCAAACCATGCCACAACCATCAAGCAGCGCACAAAGTGCTTGGGATCAATTGACCGCTTCCTCATCTTCGTCAGCCAATGCAAACGTGCTCAACACAACGTCAACTGCGAATATTATAGGTTCAAGCGGTGCTGTTGGTTTGGGAATAGGAAACACACCGAATTTAACAACATTGCAAAACATGCAGCCGGGCGTTAATACCTTAATAGGTGGCGCTGGTGGTATTACGAATACGGTCAATCCGGTAGGCACAACCGGTATCACAATGGGTGATCCTAATGGGTTTGGTTTGGGGAATATGTCTGGCGGTAGCTCACCTGCGGCCGGTTGTGCTTCTCCATCGACGCCGACAAAAACCGGTGCACCGCCGTTGGATGGTATGATGGCACATACGCCCACGCAGGGACCGCCAGCTATGCATAGTGCCGGTTATGGCGAGGAATTGACAGCAGAACTTGTGAATCAGGGTTGGCGTAAATTCTGGTCAAAACGCGAAAATCGCCCATATTACTGGAATAAAATAACCGGCGAATCATTGTGGGAAATGCCCGGTGCGCGTCCATTTGATCCACTCACAGATCCTTTGG GCATATGTCACAGTGGTGGTCAAACGCCTATAAATCCCGGTTTACCGCATCACCCACATCATATGCAACATCCAAATTTAAAGCGTCGTCCATCCGACGATATGCATCTGCATCCACACCAACAACATCCgccattgaaaaaatttgtctTGGCTGGACCATGGGATTTAGAGATTTGCACGAATGCCGTTATTGTAGAGCGACCCCCTACATTATTGCCACAACCACATCCCGAAATTGAAGCTTTACGTGCCGCCTACACAATGAAGCTTGTGAAAACCTATGAAGATCTCTGTATGCGGCGTGAAAATATCAAGGCGCCGAAGGACTCCTTCAATCGTTGGTTAATGGAGCGTAAAGTTATTGACAACGGCTGCGATCCGTTATTACCGAGTAATTGTAACCCTGAAATATCACCATCCATGTATAGGGAAATTATGGCTGATATACCCATTAAAATTGTCAAACCGAAATTTAcag GAGATGCACGCAAGCAATTATCACGTTATGCCGAAGCGGCGAAACAGATTATTGAGTCACGTTCAGCGCCAGCCGAAAGTAAAAAGGTCGTTAAGTGGAATGTCGAAGACACATTCCAGTGGTTGCGTCGCACTGTCGGCGCCAGTTACGAGGACTTTCAAGATCGTCTAGCGCATTTGAAGCGTCAATGTGAGCCACATCTTGTCGAGACCGTCAAGAGCTCCGTAGAAGCGCTCTGCATTAAAATCTATCATTTGAGTGCTGAACATGCGCGTAAAATACGCGAACGTCATATGCAATTGCTTAAGGAGCACGGTATACCGGAACCaacgccgccaccaccaccaccgcacCTGAAGAAAGTCTGGTGCTATCCCATACAATTTGCTGTGCCATCACCACGCATGCCAGCCATTGAATATGTACAAGATCGTGATCACATGATCATTAAGTATACGCCTAGTACACACAATCAACCCGATGCGCAGTACATAAATCTGACACATCTACAAAAGCTCGAACAACTCTATCGCCACAATTGTTTTGATGATAAGAAATTTGATTTGTTTATTGGACGTGTTTGGTGTCTACTTAAGCGCTACCAGACGTTCCTCGGTAATGCGTTAAATTCGTCACAAGAGGCAGAAATGACGCAAGCATCCTTGCCAGTGCCAGTTTTCGAGTGCTTGCACAGACAGTTCGGCGTTAGTTTTGAATGCTTTGCGTCgccttttaattcatatttcagGCAATACTGTTCGTCATTCGCCGATACCGATGCATATTTTGGTTCCAGAGG accaTTTCTTGATTTCAAACCAGTTTCTGGCTCTTTTCAAGTAAATCCACCACATTGCGAAGAACTTATGGATAGAGCTTTATTGCATATCGATAAATTGCTGACAGATTCTATGGAACCATTGAG TTTCATCATATTCTTGCCCGAATGGAAGAGCATTGCAAAATTAGAAGAGAGCATGTTTAAGCGCCGTTCAATGGTGGTATTGGGTATGGCACACGAATATCGCCATGGCTACCAACACATCATACCAAA AGCCGACGTCAATGTGAAATGCATGCAAGGCACACAAGTGGTGTGGTTGCAGAATAGCGCCGGTCATGCGCGTTGGGGCCCCAACGAGAATCGTGTAGAGGCATTGCGTGAAGCTTTCCGGCCGCAACGCGATCGTGAGCGTGAACGTGCAGCGGCCGCAGCAGCTGCAGCTGCTTCATCACCACCACAACCGGTAACACATCAAACCACTGCTGCAAATACGCTtggcaacagtaacaacaatcTAGGTGGCAATATTAATAATGTTAACACAAATGCCAccacatcagcagcagcagcgactTCAACTGGTAATACAAACGCAGCTAACAGCATCAACACTTCTACCAGCAGTGGCAACAGTTCGTTGCATTCAACGTGCGCACCACTTTCACCGCATACACCACCAAATATGGCAACATCGTCGACCGGTTCGCCTGCTATGAGCATTCAAAGTGCATGCTCGTCGCCGTCATCGTCCTCCATGTCGCTCTCACCGGCTGCATCAGGTGTTGGCGGTATTTCAGATATTATCGGCAGCACTTCCGTATCGATTACAGCAACCGCCACGGCAGCGAGTGGTGCATTCGCCAGTCTAGTGGCTGCCTCGTCATCAGGCAACAATATCGGTGGTGTAGGTTCGGGTAGTGGTGGCAACGCGCTTGGCAATAATGCCGGTCAAACCGTTATCAATTCTGCGGTTTAA